In Kitasatospora sp. NBC_00240, the following are encoded in one genomic region:
- the sigE gene encoding RNA polymerase sigma factor SigE, with amino-acid sequence MNQPAHSPLDKPADGTAEAPVALATFAEGPDAQVWTPPSWEEIVEAHSARVYRLAYRLTGNQHDAEDLTQEVFVRVFRSLSTYTPGTFEGWLHRITTNLFLDMVRRRQRIRFDALGDDAAERLPSREPSPAQHFSDTHFDADVQQALDTLAPEFRAAVVLCDIEGLSYEEIAATLGVKLGTVRSRIHRGRSHLRAALKHRAPGSAPGRERRGGSDEPVAVGAVGGDAGATDRRGRRRS; translated from the coding sequence ATGAACCAGCCTGCGCACTCCCCCCTGGACAAGCCGGCCGACGGCACCGCCGAGGCCCCCGTTGCTCTGGCGACCTTCGCCGAGGGCCCCGACGCGCAGGTCTGGACCCCTCCCTCCTGGGAGGAGATCGTCGAGGCGCACAGCGCCCGCGTCTACCGGCTCGCCTACCGCCTGACGGGCAACCAGCACGACGCCGAGGACCTCACCCAGGAGGTCTTCGTCCGGGTCTTCCGTTCGCTCTCCACCTACACCCCGGGCACCTTCGAGGGGTGGCTCCACCGGATCACCACCAACCTCTTCCTGGACATGGTGCGCCGACGCCAGCGGATCCGCTTCGACGCCCTGGGCGACGACGCCGCCGAGCGGCTGCCGAGCCGTGAGCCGAGCCCGGCCCAGCACTTCAGCGACACCCACTTCGACGCCGACGTCCAGCAGGCGCTCGACACCCTCGCCCCTGAGTTCCGCGCCGCCGTGGTGCTGTGCGACATCGAGGGCCTCTCCTACGAGGAGATCGCGGCCACCCTCGGCGTCAAGCTCGGCACCGTGCGCAGCCGCATCCACCGCGGCCGCTCGCACCTGCGCGCCGCGCTCAAGCACCGCGCCCCCGGCTCCGCCCCCGGGCGCGAGCGCCGCGGCGGTTCCGACGAGCCGGTGGCGGTCGGTGCGGTCGGCGGTGACGCGGGCGCCACCGACCGGCGTGGACGGAGGCGGTCGTGA